The DNA region TTTGTTCTCAATAACCGGTAGGCCCGAGTCCCATCATGCAACCTGATTCTCTTCTCACACAGGCTGAACTGGACTTTATCCAGAGCATGCAGCGCAATCCACAGCTAAATGTGCGTGACAGCACACGTAGCCTGCTGGTCAATGGCGGGATTCAGATTCAGGATTTGCTGACCCGGCTGGCCGCGCACGAACAAGTCACCATCCATGCGCAATTCGAAAACCAGCAGATGAATTTTCCGCTGCATCTGGTCGAAGACGAATTTCATGCCCTGCACCTCGAACTGGGCGCGCCCAGCATTTTCGAAGAGGGCCCGCAGATTCGTCCATGGCGGCTTGCGCTGACAGAGCCCATTCCTCTGGAAACCGAAAAAGGCACATTGAGCTCGTTGTGGATTCATGAGTTGTCATTCAAGGGCGTTTTGCTCGAATCCCGCAAGGAAGGCAAACTGCCCAGAAGCTTCTCCGCCTGGTTCACACCGGCAGGTCAGGCGCCGATCGCCATGAAAGGCAAACTGGAGCGGCAGACCAAACCTGCATTCGGTGCTTATCGCCTCAATCAGCACAGCAAGGAAGATGCAGAGCGCCTGCGTCAGTTCATCCTTGAAGAGCATCGGCGCGTACACCCGGCGCTGCATAAGCTGCATAAATAAATAGGCGGCGCTGATCAGTAGCAGAATATCGAGTGCAAATTTTTACCGGTATGGCCTGGATTCAGGAATAATCCTTGCTTGCTTCCTGCCGAAGCTGACACGTGCCATCACCCCGGTGCGTGCCATGTGACGTCCCTACCCGGGAATCTCACGCCTCTACCGGAGATACACAATGTCTACCTCACCCGTCACCTTGATGGTTGCCCGCCGTGTTGCGCATGGTCGCTACCAGGAAATGATGGCCTGGCTGCATGAAGGCGAACAATTGGCCACGGACTTCACGGGTTATCTCGGTTCCGGCGTGCTGGCTCCCCCGCCTGGGGACGATGAGTTTCAGATCATTTTCCGTTTTACCGATGAGCACACCATGCACGCCTGGGAGCATTCCGCCTCCCGACGCTCCTGGTTGGTGCGCGGCAGCGGTCTTTTTGCCCAACCCTCCGAACACCGTGTCAGTGGCATCGACGGCTGGTTTGGCGCAATCGATCAGCGTCCGCCTCGCTGGAAG from Pseudomonas syringae includes:
- a CDS encoding antibiotic biosynthesis monooxygenase, with translation MSTSPVTLMVARRVAHGRYQEMMAWLHEGEQLATDFTGYLGSGVLAPPPGDDEFQIIFRFTDEHTMHAWEHSASRRSWLVRGSGLFAQPSEHRVSGIDGWFGAIDQRPPRWKQAVAIWLAFFPVSLIFNFLLGPLLNPLDLLPRILISTAVLTPLMVYLFIPLSTRLLASWLNSPQTTPERATQSPSPR